The segment AGCTGATTGGCAGCCATCGCTTGTTGGAGCTGACGCTCGCTGCGACAATTGACTCTGTTTTACCAACCCTTGGCATGCCTCTTATACCTATTAGCCGATGCCCTTCCAACTTAAACAATTCTGCCATAAAATCGACCAATAGCCCCAGTTCGGTTCGAACAAACCGAAAAGTTTTCTTGTCATCTGCATCCCTTTGTATGTATCTGCCATGGCGAACGGCCATCTTGTCCCGAAGTGTCGGTACACGAAGCTTAAACACCTTAATCGTATCCATCGTATACAGGATGGATTCCAGCCTTTTCACCTGTTCATCATCTGTTGTAGTCATAAGCAGGCCGCGTCTGCCATCATCAACTCCATTAATCGTAATGATATTAATGGAAAGCATACCTAGTAACGATGCGATTTCCCCTAAAAGTCCAGGTCGATTTTTTTGAATTTCATACTCTAGATACCATTCCTTCTCGCTCAAAAAATCCTCCCCAAATCATGTTCTGTTCGTTTTTTTAACTCTATATAATAATAAAGGAAAGTCCATAAAGATGAAAGAAAAAACCAAGCACTTTCCGATAAAATTAAAAACCATTGTCCTTATGTATAAATTCCTTATTATATTTAACAAGAATTGTCATTTTCATAAAAAAAAGGACAGCTCATCAACAAGGTGAGCATAAAAATAAAAAAAGGAATAGCTGAAAATGCCTTCTTGCTTTTTACGTTCTCCCTATTTGATAAGCCGCCCCTAAAAGCTAATTAACGGTCAGATCCGTTGTTTTGAACAAGCTTGACCATCATGTTCGCAATTGCATGCTGCTCTTCTTCAGATGCAACAGACCAAAGATCAGCAAGGATTTTTTCCTGATCATTTTTTGGTTCTACTTGATTTGACAAGTAATCACCAATTTGGAATGCAAGATCGCCAATAACGCCTTTATTCATTCCGTCATTTTGAGCATGATGAAGGCGGTCACCTAAAAAGTCTTTCCATTGATCCCAGTTTTGCAATATAGACATAGTGGTACTCCTTTCAATTCCATAAGTTGTATTACATAG is part of the Niallia taxi genome and harbors:
- a CDS encoding YmfK family protein, whose translation is MSEKEWYLEYEIQKNRPGLLGEIASLLGMLSINIITINGVDDGRRGLLMTTTDDEQVKRLESILYTMDTIKVFKLRVPTLRDKMAVRHGRYIQRDADDKKTFRFVRTELGLLVDFMAELFKLEGHRLIGIRGMPRVGKTESIVAASVSSNKRWLPISSTLLKQTVRSTLIQDEYSENNLFIIDGVVSSKQINEKHWQLIREVMRLPAVKVVEHPDVFVHNTEYTLDDFDYIIELRHEPNEEIILDVRKKNALLLENEFQGFDF
- a CDS encoding DUF3243 domain-containing protein is translated as MSILQNWDQWKDFLGDRLHHAQNDGMNKGVIGDLAFQIGDYLSNQVEPKNDQEKILADLWSVASEEEQHAIANMMVKLVQNNGSDR